One segment of Poecile atricapillus isolate bPoeAtr1 chromosome 5, bPoeAtr1.hap1, whole genome shotgun sequence DNA contains the following:
- the RPL37A gene encoding large ribosomal subunit protein eL43 yields the protein MELFPLFFCCDLPRWKPRNQCSRGAGAHVKPAPTLSSTGWLRLEGTAVLIRSNFPAQAGPWRSTGHGAASRRFGSVSSEGASSRPRAAVTPLCSASARGLAVSHCARQRGRARPPEALRAPASLPAAPPRPRLRTAASSPRRRRRKMAKRTKKVGIVGKYGTRYGASLRKMVKKIEISQHAKYTCSFCGKTKMKRKAVGIWHCGSCMKTVAGGAWTYNTTSAVTVKSAIRRLKELKDQ from the exons GGAAACCCAGGAATCAGTGCTCCCGCGGTGCTGGCGCTCATGTAAAGCCGGCTCCCACACTGAGTTCCACAGGATGgctcaggctggaagggaccgCGGTGCTCATCCGGTCCAActtccctgctcaggcagggccATGGCGGAGCACAGGCCACGGGGCTGCATCCAGACGGTTCGGCAGTGTCTCCAGCGAGGGAGCCTCCTCCCGTCCCCGAGCAGCAGTGACGCCGCTTTGCTCAGCCTCTGCTCGGGGCCTTGCCGTGTCCCACTGCGCCCGTCAGCGCGGCCGAGCCCGACCGCCCGAGGCCCTCCGCGCTCCCGCGTCACTTccggccgcgccgccccgcccgcgccTGCGCACCGCCGCTTCCTCTCCGCGTCGGCGCCGGCGGAAGATG GCCAAGCGCACTAAGAAGGTCGGGATCGTGGGTAAATATGGGACCCGTTATGGTGCATCCCTTAGGAAAATGGTGAAGAAAATTGAAATCAGCCAGCATGCCAAGTATACCTGCTCCTTCTGTGGCAAG ACCAAAATGAAGAGGAAGGCTGTGGGTATCTGGCACTGTGGATCCTGCATGAAGACAGTTGCTGGTGGTGCCTGGACTTACAA TACCACCTCTGCGGTGACAGTCAAATCTGCCATCAGAAGACTGAAGGAACTGAAAGACCAGTAG